The following are from one region of the Nicotiana tabacum cultivar K326 chromosome 3, ASM71507v2, whole genome shotgun sequence genome:
- the LOC142176496 gene encoding uncharacterized protein LOC142176496, with amino-acid sequence MGDTSARNEIEETSQNASITKETAAHLEQTLLRFREELEQVRNLASLSITLVAADANNQNHTTPPPAQPAHTQACNTCNNTLLLIPEPQNTTDDQNAPIFVDTVPHYAQPISDTPESYSKDSLIQNLAAELKRLTNRVQGVEDSKGMEGLNYEDLCVQPDVELPEGYKPPKFKMFDGTGDHKVYLRMYYDKLVGVERDEKIRMKLFMRSLKGDALSWYISQDAKKWTSWVIMASNFMDRFRFNTENLPDDQQYYERLMLIEGQKFSNIIKLGERIEEGIKNGMVTNLEALQATNKALQSGGTSKEKDVNSMIAAQRNNSSMKQYTAIAEPIDQLYEKLKAADYVTPIPAVTPENPSQWINPNKTCTYHSGMKGHTIDECRSLKNKIQNLTDNKIIIAKEPAPNVRNNPLPDHKGRSIHMIDIEDDWDPKGSIRLIAEGDEPQKSAVALNPIVVQIQPSKEDVVNVSVPLEFEAPPAKVPKPIEDYTAEARRKGKTHTREAVAAQGMTRTGRVYTPEHLAESSKQASGRPVKTGPDDLWRKIQANEYSVVEQLNKTPAQISILALLQSSETHKNALMKILSEAYVPSNITGGEMANMVGQGLHEVKDGDISVKAFDGSQRSTIGEISLCL; translated from the exons atgggagATACCAGTGCTAGAAACGAAATCGAGGAAACCTCTCAGAACGCTTCAATCACTAAGGAAACTGCTGCTCATCTTGAGCAAACTTTGCTGAGATTTCGAGAAGAATTAGAACAAGTTCGAAACCTGGCAAGTCTGTCAATCACTCTTGTCGCTGCTGATGCCAACAACCAGAACCATACTACACCACCACCAGCACAACCCGCTCATACCCAAGCCTGCAACACCTGCAACAACACTCTACTGCTCATTCCCGAACCCCAAAACACCACAGACGACCAGAACGCTCCCATCTTTGTGGACACTGTACCCCACTATGCCCAGCCTATCTCAGATACACCTGAATCATACAGCAAAGACTCCCTCATTCAAAATTTAGCTGCTGAGCTCAAGAGGTTAACCAACCGGGTCCAGGGTGTCGAAGATAGCAAAGGTAtggaaggtttgaactatgaagatctatgtgttcagccagatgttgaactcCCGGAGGGGTACAAgcctcccaagttcaaaatgttcgacGGTACAGGTGATCACAAGGTCTATCTCAGAATGTATTATGATAAGCTGGTAGGAGTCGAAAGGGACGAGaaaatccgcatgaagctgttcatgaggagtttgaagggtgATGCTTTATCATGGTATATTAGCCAGGATGCAAAGAAATGGACTAGTTGGGTGATCATGGCGTCTAACTTTATGGACCGGTTTAGGTTCAACACTGAGAACCTACCAGAT GATCAGCAATACTACGAGAGGCTGATGCTAATAGAGGGCCAAAAGTTCTCcaacatcatcaagttgggagaaaggattgaagaaggcatTAAAAACGGCATGGTCACTAATCTTGAAGcgttgcaggccaccaacaaggctttacagtctggagGCACGTCAAAGGAAAAGGACGTGAATTCCATGATAGCTGCGCAAAGAAACAATTCCTCTATGAA acaatataccgcCATAGCCGAGCCAATTGACCAATTATATGAAAAACTCAAAGCAGCCGATTACGTTACCCCTATTCCAGCcgtaactccagaaaatccttcaCAATGGATCAACCCAAACAAGACTTGCACATACCATTCCGGGATGAAGGGCCATACCATCGACGAGTGTCGCTCGTTGAAAAACAAGATTCAGAACCTGACTGACAACAAGATCATTATAGCAAAGGAGCCcgctcctaatgtccgcaacaaccccctGCCTGACCACAAGGGCAGGAGCATCCATATGATTGATATTGAAgacgattgggaccccaaagggtcaATCAGGTTGATAGCTGAAGGTGATGAACCTCAGAAGTCGGCGGTTGCCCTCAATCCCATTGTTGTTCAGATTCAGCCTTCTAAGGAGGATGTGGTAAATGtgtctgtgccacttgagtttgaagcaccgcCTGCAAAGGTGCCAAAACcgattgag GATTACACAGCTGAGGCTAGAAGGAAAGGGAAGACACATACCAGAGAAGCGGTCGCCGCACAGGGCATGACTAGAACAGGCAGGGTATACACCCCAGAACATTTAGCCGAGTCCAGCAAGCAAGCCTCTGGACGTCCTGTCAAAACTGGGCccgatgacctttggagaaagatacaggccaatgAGTACTCAGTCGTTGAACaactgaacaaaacaccggcacaaaTTTCTATCTTGGCCCTTCTTCAAAGCTCTGAGACACataaaaatgccttgatgaagatactaagtgaagcttatgttccCAGCAACATAACAGGAGGCGAAATGGCGAATATGGTGGGACAg GGATTGCACGAGGTCAAAGACGGGGATATCAGTGTCAAAGCTTTTGATggatctcagaggtccaccattggagaAATTAGCCTATGCCTATAG